One Pseudoalteromonas sp. NC201 DNA segment encodes these proteins:
- a CDS encoding formylglycine-generating enzyme family protein encodes MDKIDHQILTPLATLLCLVISGCDDLGQQIDALTGEQDKQVQTLIERTKAQMVFVEGGSFMMGDGGGPNNLPWTIARDNKPAHKVTLTSYSMGAYEVSYGDFDLYTAVNDLPKTMWEDWGKGEVWRAPEFPAGVSWYGAKNYCLWLAKLTQLPIDLPTEAQWEFAARNRGENILFATNTGMLELGVNYSLAEEPEPHISGTYPPNPLGFYDLSGNMIEWVNDWWAEDYYQHSPEQDPKGPKEGTKKVMRGGMFLESPRGSNVYTRQESEKLKKAYRATGFRCVLNQSMPLNEQPK; translated from the coding sequence ATGGACAAGATTGATCACCAGATATTAACCCCTTTAGCGACATTACTATGCTTGGTCATAAGCGGGTGTGACGACCTTGGCCAACAAATAGACGCGCTTACTGGCGAGCAAGACAAACAAGTGCAAACACTGATTGAGCGCACTAAAGCCCAAATGGTGTTTGTTGAAGGCGGCAGCTTTATGATGGGCGATGGTGGAGGTCCTAATAACTTGCCTTGGACCATAGCCCGCGACAATAAACCCGCTCATAAGGTGACCCTTACCAGCTATTCAATGGGCGCTTATGAGGTAAGCTATGGCGATTTTGATTTATATACCGCAGTAAATGACCTACCAAAAACCATGTGGGAGGATTGGGGTAAAGGGGAAGTTTGGCGCGCACCTGAATTCCCAGCGGGAGTGAGTTGGTATGGTGCTAAGAACTATTGTTTATGGCTGGCAAAACTCACACAACTCCCAATTGATTTACCAACCGAAGCACAGTGGGAATTTGCAGCACGAAACCGTGGTGAAAACATTTTGTTTGCCACCAATACTGGTATGCTTGAACTCGGTGTAAATTACTCTCTCGCCGAAGAGCCTGAACCGCATATTAGTGGCACCTATCCACCTAACCCATTGGGGTTTTATGACTTAAGCGGCAATATGATTGAATGGGTCAATGACTGGTGGGCTGAGGATTACTATCAACACTCCCCAGAACAGGATCCTAAAGGGCCAAAAGAAGGCACAAAAAAGGTCATGCGTGGCGGGATGTTTTTAGAGTCTCCCCGTGGCAGTAATGTATATACACGGCAAGAATCTGAGAAACTAAAAAAGGCATACAGGGCAACTGGATTTCGCTGCGTGCTCAATCAGTCTATGCCTTTAAATGAGCAACCAAAGTAG
- a CDS encoding cysteine hydrolase family protein: MKSAVLVIDVQSLLFDPEPKPYASEEVLNQINLVTDWARKQGMPVIYIQHEQNGTAIEYGSEGWQLQSVLQVDANDQFVRKTTPDSFLNTNLSNILEEHGAQHIYVCGYATEFCVDTTSRRAAGLGYAVTLVADAHTTHCKKHMSGEQIRIHHNATLPSISSFGVKISAVSTAKIIALGD, encoded by the coding sequence ATGAAATCTGCAGTATTGGTAATTGATGTACAGAGTCTTTTATTCGACCCAGAGCCCAAACCGTATGCAAGTGAAGAGGTGTTAAACCAAATTAACTTAGTGACAGATTGGGCTCGAAAGCAAGGCATGCCAGTTATCTATATTCAACATGAGCAAAACGGTACTGCGATTGAGTATGGTAGTGAAGGTTGGCAATTACAATCAGTACTTCAAGTTGACGCCAATGATCAGTTCGTGCGTAAAACCACCCCAGATTCATTTTTAAACACAAATCTGTCTAACATACTTGAAGAACATGGAGCTCAACATATTTATGTTTGTGGTTATGCTACAGAGTTTTGTGTTGATACAACGAGTCGGCGAGCCGCGGGTTTGGGTTATGCAGTTACATTAGTGGCGGATGCCCATACCACACATTGCAAAAAGCACATGTCAGGTGAACAAATAAGAATACATCATAACGCCACACTGCCAAGTATCTCCAGTTTTGGAGTGAAAATATCCGCGGTGTCTACTGCCAAAATTATTGCTTTAGGTGACTGA
- a CDS encoding DUF1338 domain-containing protein, with product MHNNVDTLFEHLWDNYLEVTPSAVKVHELLGSTQKDDVINDHIALRTFNIEKVGLEKLASHFKAVGYTECGEYHFEAKKLYAKHYEHQDPTKPKVFISELLVEKCSEELQAIVKDMVEQIDESAVTAENFLYSGTHWRVSHETYKKLLAESEYAAWMSAWGYRANHFTVSINYLKNFTTIEAVNQALKDNGFELNTSGGEIKGSPEVLLEQSSTLADHQNVQFNDGEFSIPSCFYEFALRYAKPDGEIYTGFVAASADKIFESTNAR from the coding sequence ATGCACAACAACGTAGATACACTATTTGAACACCTGTGGGACAACTACCTAGAAGTAACACCTTCTGCAGTTAAAGTTCATGAACTACTCGGCTCAACGCAAAAAGACGACGTGATCAATGACCACATCGCATTGCGTACTTTTAATATTGAAAAAGTAGGTCTAGAAAAGCTCGCTTCACATTTTAAAGCAGTAGGTTACACAGAATGTGGCGAATACCACTTTGAAGCGAAAAAGCTATATGCCAAGCACTATGAACACCAAGATCCAACGAAACCAAAGGTGTTTATCTCTGAGCTGCTCGTTGAAAAATGTTCAGAAGAACTACAAGCTATCGTTAAAGACATGGTTGAGCAAATCGACGAATCAGCAGTAACAGCTGAAAACTTCCTGTATTCTGGCACCCACTGGCGCGTTTCTCACGAGACATACAAAAAACTACTGGCTGAGAGCGAGTATGCCGCATGGATGTCTGCATGGGGCTACCGTGCAAACCATTTCACGGTAAGCATCAACTACCTGAAGAACTTCACCACAATTGAAGCTGTAAACCAAGCACTCAAAGACAATGGTTTTGAACTAAACACATCAGGTGGCGAGATCAAAGGCTCTCCAGAAGTGTTACTAGAACAATCTTCAACGCTTGCTGATCACCAAAACGTGCAGTTTAATGACGGTGAATTTAGCATTCCAAGCTGCTTCTATGAGTTTGCTCTGCGTTATGCCAAGCCTGACGGCGAGATCTATACTGGTTTTGTTGCAGCTTCTGCTGACAAAATCTTTGAAAGTACTAACGCAAGATAA
- the astA gene encoding arginine N-succinyltransferase, producing MLVLRPIQKTDFDALKTIAVESGHGFTSLPVDDELLSNKINRSVESFAKSVSKPYDEGYLFVLEDTQTGEIIGTTAIEAAVGMSVPLYHYHLGKTVHHSRTLGVYNTVDILSMCNDYTGSSEICTLFLREGHRQGFAGRFLSRSRFLFMAEHAERFSDTVIAEMRGVSDEHGHSPFWQWLQEHFFSIEFPQADHLVGLGDKVFICELMPKYPIYANLLSPEAQAVIGKVHEKTKPALRLLQKEGFEHRGYVDLFDAGPTVEAKLDNIRTVRESFKGEVEIVASLPDKLPNLAISNGRLDAFKATFTDQAYLCEAEEKIQLTVEVANALDVTQGELINAFKL from the coding sequence ATGTTAGTATTAAGACCAATACAAAAAACTGACTTCGATGCGCTAAAAACCATTGCGGTTGAATCTGGCCATGGGTTTACCTCACTGCCAGTAGATGACGAATTGTTGTCTAATAAAATTAACCGCTCGGTTGAAAGCTTTGCAAAGTCAGTATCAAAACCATACGACGAAGGCTATTTATTCGTTCTTGAAGACACACAAACGGGCGAAATTATAGGTACCACTGCGATTGAAGCCGCGGTAGGTATGTCTGTGCCTTTATATCACTATCATCTTGGTAAAACAGTACATCACTCAAGAACTTTGGGTGTCTATAATACCGTCGATATTCTGTCGATGTGTAACGACTACACTGGAAGTTCTGAGATCTGCACGCTATTTTTACGTGAAGGTCATCGTCAAGGCTTCGCTGGTCGCTTTCTTTCAAGAAGTCGTTTCTTATTTATGGCAGAACATGCAGAACGCTTTAGCGACACCGTTATTGCGGAAATGCGTGGTGTAAGTGACGAACATGGCCATTCGCCATTTTGGCAGTGGCTGCAAGAACACTTTTTTAGCATTGAATTTCCGCAAGCAGATCACTTGGTCGGTCTCGGGGACAAAGTTTTTATTTGTGAACTTATGCCCAAGTATCCCATCTATGCAAACCTACTAAGTCCAGAAGCACAAGCTGTGATAGGTAAAGTGCACGAGAAAACCAAGCCTGCTTTGCGTTTATTACAAAAAGAAGGGTTTGAACACCGTGGCTATGTTGACTTGTTCGACGCAGGTCCAACGGTAGAAGCCAAACTAGACAACATTAGAACGGTTAGAGAGTCGTTTAAAGGTGAGGTTGAAATAGTCGCTTCACTACCTGACAAGCTCCCTAATCTTGCTATTTCAAATGGTCGATTAGACGCGTTTAAAGCCACGTTTACCGATCAGGCTTATCTGTGCGAAGCAGAAGAAAAAATTCAGCTGACCGTAGAGGTAGCCAATGCGCTTGATGTCACTCAAGGTGAACTGATAAACGCATTTAAACTATAG
- a CDS encoding aspartate aminotransferase family protein, translating into MQANRELFDEVMVPNYNPSAVIPVKGQGSRVWDQTGKEFIDFAGGIAVNCLGHCHPALVSALKEQGEKIWHLSNVMTNEPALRLAKKLTDATFAEKVYFANSGAEANEAALKLARRWALDKFGAEKTQIIAFNKGFHGRTFFTVTVGGQAAYSDGFGPKPADITHIDYNDLATFEKTISDNTCAVMMEPLQGEGGIISPNAEFVQAVRELCDKHNALLIFDEVQTGVGRTGDLYAYQGLGVTPDILTSAKALGGGFPIGAMLTTTEIAAHLKVGTHGSTYGGNPLACAVAEAAFDTVNTKSVLAGVKAKEQLFRDGLNAINDKYNVFSEVRGKGLLLGAVLNDKFEGRARDFLVASAEHGLMSLVAGTNVVRFTPSLVITDEEIQEGLARFEQAVAAVVNG; encoded by the coding sequence ATGCAAGCAAATCGCGAATTATTCGATGAAGTCATGGTTCCAAACTACAACCCGTCAGCCGTTATTCCTGTTAAAGGCCAAGGCTCTCGCGTATGGGATCAGACAGGTAAAGAGTTCATCGATTTTGCAGGCGGTATCGCCGTAAACTGTCTAGGCCATTGTCATCCTGCGCTCGTCTCTGCACTTAAAGAACAAGGCGAAAAAATTTGGCACTTATCAAATGTGATGACCAACGAGCCGGCGCTTCGCCTTGCCAAAAAGTTAACTGATGCAACATTCGCAGAAAAAGTCTATTTCGCAAACTCAGGCGCTGAAGCAAACGAAGCGGCACTTAAACTTGCGCGTCGTTGGGCACTGGATAAATTTGGTGCAGAAAAAACGCAAATTATCGCATTCAACAAAGGCTTTCATGGTCGTACTTTCTTCACGGTAACGGTTGGTGGACAAGCAGCCTATTCAGATGGCTTTGGTCCAAAACCTGCTGATATCACTCATATCGACTATAACGATTTAGCTACATTTGAAAAAACAATCTCAGACAACACTTGCGCAGTCATGATGGAACCGCTTCAAGGTGAAGGCGGGATCATTTCTCCAAATGCTGAGTTTGTCCAAGCTGTGCGCGAACTATGTGATAAACACAACGCGTTACTTATTTTTGATGAAGTACAAACGGGTGTTGGCCGAACTGGTGATCTATATGCTTATCAAGGGCTAGGTGTAACACCTGATATCCTTACTAGCGCAAAAGCACTAGGTGGCGGTTTCCCAATTGGCGCGATGCTTACCACCACTGAAATTGCAGCTCACCTTAAAGTCGGCACCCATGGCTCAACTTATGGTGGTAATCCACTAGCCTGCGCGGTAGCGGAAGCTGCATTTGACACAGTAAATACAAAATCGGTGTTAGCTGGCGTAAAAGCCAAAGAACAACTATTCAGAGATGGTCTAAATGCCATTAACGACAAATACAATGTATTTTCTGAAGTGCGCGGTAAAGGTCTTCTTCTTGGTGCAGTGCTCAATGATAAATTTGAAGGCCGTGCACGCGACTTCCTAGTAGCAAGTGCAGAGCACGGTTTAATGTCATTAGTTGCTGGCACTAACGTAGTTCGTTTTACACCTTCTCTTGTGATCACTGATGAAGAGATCCAAGAAGGCCTAGCACGCTTTGAACAAGCGGTTGCTGCAGTAGTAAACGGCTAA
- a CDS encoding Lrp/AsnC family transcriptional regulator, producing the protein MISSQDEKLIALLRNNARESISELARKLDLSRTTVQNRIAKLEQNGVIKGYRVEFAEQYMDDLVSAHVSIKVKQKLTTKANLALQQLPNVSALYAISGEYDLIAIVEAQSLEQLSHLLDEIGNLEGIERTNSSVILETKFKR; encoded by the coding sequence ATGATTAGTTCACAAGACGAAAAGCTCATTGCACTGTTGCGTAATAACGCACGAGAGAGCATCTCTGAGTTGGCACGAAAGTTAGACCTTTCCAGAACCACAGTACAAAATCGTATCGCAAAATTAGAGCAAAATGGCGTAATTAAAGGCTATCGCGTAGAGTTCGCGGAGCAGTATATGGATGATTTAGTATCGGCACACGTTTCTATTAAGGTAAAACAAAAACTCACTACAAAGGCGAATTTAGCATTGCAGCAGTTGCCAAATGTTTCAGCGCTTTATGCCATTAGTGGGGAATATGACTTGATTGCTATTGTTGAAGCACAGAGTTTGGAGCAGTTGAGTCATCTGCTAGATGAAATCGGTAATTTAGAAGGGATTGAGCGTACCAATTCGTCGGTTATCCTAGAAACCAAATTTAAGCGATAA
- a CDS encoding putative bifunctional diguanylate cyclase/phosphodiesterase — protein MPNAIRLTSTLLLGTLFVVILLHLSFKAHVLELIATTPVNEHLTVSMISPWYSPLLHGLNFAASGNHTYVAVESTLGIPKYLDVSTVWYTVFTSPITLISIATLLAIVAYLFKSERRYRNQDEDISEVNKDVGGILMRLEVDSAPLHHKSSLAKLSHAIHDLSSHLARVKRHSESQIFQDKLTKLIDRHAYIDHIEAKLKQAELAQQKCGLLFIDLDGFKQVNDSFGHSFGDEILIQVAARLSKVVRQYGLEDCHPIHGLEQNLSRLGGDEFSLFIPKLNNPSLCTEIAQSILSDIERDFLLGNKLVKIGASIGIAVYPDSAATPNSLLQMADVAMYRAKTDGRGIFKVYSPEMGSKMRRYHYLLEELRLAISAQSFYLSFQPIVHVEDCAIDYFEALIRWNHPIEGQIPPAEFIPIAEESNLILELGDWILLESCRQMCAWHNAGMKKVKISVNVSGIQLKHRKVFEWVNAALEKTGLPATALMLEITESTLIKASNETISQLQQCRDAGISVAIDDFGTGFSSLSTLADLPIDVIKIDKLFITQANSNPKYRKILNSISELGQQLELKIVAEGVEQTEQFELVKNLGISCVQGYLVSRPESSNNVGSKVLNGNVNHIAATGTSIWLPEQVG, from the coding sequence ATGCCAAACGCGATAAGACTAACAAGTACCCTACTTTTGGGCACATTATTTGTTGTCATATTGCTGCATCTGTCTTTTAAGGCTCACGTGCTTGAGCTGATCGCTACAACCCCGGTAAATGAGCACCTTACAGTATCAATGATATCACCTTGGTATTCCCCACTACTGCACGGTTTGAACTTTGCAGCAAGCGGAAACCACACTTATGTTGCGGTAGAGTCAACACTCGGAATCCCGAAATATCTGGATGTAAGTACAGTTTGGTATACCGTATTTACTTCTCCAATCACTCTCATTTCAATCGCAACTTTACTCGCGATTGTTGCATACCTTTTTAAATCAGAACGCCGCTACCGTAATCAAGATGAAGATATAAGCGAGGTGAATAAGGACGTTGGAGGAATATTGATGCGTTTAGAGGTTGATAGTGCGCCACTGCACCATAAGTCCTCTCTTGCCAAGCTCAGCCATGCGATCCACGACTTGTCTAGCCATCTTGCACGCGTAAAACGCCATTCAGAGTCTCAAATTTTTCAAGACAAGCTCACAAAGCTTATAGATAGACATGCATATATTGACCATATTGAGGCAAAGTTAAAGCAAGCTGAGTTGGCGCAACAAAAATGTGGCCTGCTATTTATTGATTTGGACGGCTTTAAGCAGGTCAACGATTCCTTTGGCCACAGTTTTGGCGACGAAATTCTGATCCAAGTCGCTGCTCGGCTCTCAAAAGTGGTTCGCCAATATGGTTTAGAAGATTGCCACCCTATTCATGGCCTTGAACAAAACCTTTCAAGACTCGGCGGCGATGAATTTTCGCTATTTATTCCCAAATTAAACAATCCAAGTTTGTGCACAGAAATCGCGCAGTCCATTCTTAGTGATATAGAGCGTGATTTCTTGCTTGGCAATAAGCTTGTCAAAATTGGAGCAAGTATCGGCATCGCGGTATACCCAGATAGTGCAGCAACACCAAACTCATTACTGCAGATGGCTGATGTTGCCATGTATAGAGCAAAAACGGATGGTCGTGGAATTTTTAAAGTTTATTCCCCCGAAATGGGGTCGAAAATGCGACGTTATCACTACCTCTTAGAAGAGTTACGACTCGCTATCTCTGCGCAAAGCTTTTATCTGTCATTCCAACCGATAGTGCATGTTGAAGATTGTGCTATCGACTATTTTGAGGCGCTTATTCGTTGGAACCACCCGATAGAAGGGCAGATTCCACCGGCCGAATTTATTCCAATTGCAGAAGAGTCAAATTTAATTTTAGAGCTTGGTGATTGGATCCTACTTGAGTCGTGTAGGCAAATGTGTGCATGGCATAATGCAGGGATGAAAAAGGTAAAAATCTCGGTCAATGTTTCTGGAATACAATTAAAGCACAGAAAAGTCTTTGAATGGGTAAATGCTGCCCTAGAAAAAACCGGTTTACCAGCTACTGCTTTGATGTTGGAAATCACGGAGTCCACTCTTATCAAGGCCAGCAATGAAACGATTTCACAATTACAACAATGCCGAGATGCAGGAATAAGTGTCGCGATTGATGACTTTGGAACAGGCTTTAGCTCGCTAAGCACCCTCGCCGATTTACCCATTGATGTGATAAAAATCGATAAACTGTTTATCACCCAAGCCAATAGCAACCCCAAGTACCGTAAGATCCTCAATTCCATCAGCGAACTTGGACAACAGTTAGAATTAAAGATTGTTGCCGAGGGCGTTGAACAAACCGAACAATTTGAGCTAGTTAAAAACTTAGGAATTAGCTGTGTACAGGGGTATTTAGTTAGCCGGCCTGAAAGCTCAAATAATGTGGGTAGCAAAGTGTTAAATGGCAATGTGAATCACATCGCAGCCACCGGCACCAGCATTTGGTTACCAGAGCAAGTTGGGTAG
- a CDS encoding isoamylase early set domain-containing protein — translation MLTKRFFKTKDEAEITFSFSHPEAKTVELAGDFNDWQPEPMKFIKKDSAFKLKHRLPTDKDYHFRYLIDGEVWDNDHQADDYVPNGFGEDNSVVSTARA, via the coding sequence ATGCTCACTAAACGGTTTTTCAAAACAAAAGACGAAGCAGAAATTACATTTTCATTTTCACACCCAGAAGCGAAAACGGTGGAACTTGCTGGTGATTTTAATGATTGGCAACCCGAGCCGATGAAATTCATCAAAAAAGACAGTGCGTTCAAGCTCAAACACCGTTTACCAACCGACAAAGATTACCACTTCAGATATTTGATTGATGGTGAAGTCTGGGACAATGATCATCAAGCAGATGATTATGTGCCCAACGGCTTTGGAGAAGACAACAGTGTTGTGTCCACAGCGAGAGCGTAA
- the malQ gene encoding 4-alpha-glucanotransferase translates to MDNIAQLLYLYGIGYEYHKYTGDHVVFDHQTRLQALQECGVDVSNLDEINTLNFELDIAKWLTPVEAISLLCKEMPTITIRVDAGLQINELTVSIPALGYCCVCDPNKQVVIGDYRYQDTRYVQLEVPINAIEVGYHSAEVMLNGARFETELWVTPRQCYDPIEQHKKLLGLSIQLYSLKPAGSKLSSDFYELKQLVKASAAEGIDYILLNPLHLLFVDEPEKASPYSPNDRRLLHPFYISIELLCEQFGLDVSVFTDYLDSSKANLNATYLDMTHCMEIKLNALRFAWQLLCEQTGAWRADFTRFCQAKQQELKAFEDDDFAKFLQWLAFEQLTQCQSLALNAGMAVGLINDLAVGCADGSSEYNSNKNLYAERARVGAPPDPWAELGQNWGLPALNPVKLKAQRFAFFKQLIQANITGVGALRIDHVMGLRRLWWCFYQDQQQTGCYVYYPFEYLLAILKIESVKHQVMIIGEDLGVVPIEIKEAMSESHIYSNILFYFEKDYHGQFLAPTHYKHNALLMVANHDVPPFFGWWSHDDLRLKREYQLLSEPQLTKADEERTSEREKLCHWLSRYGEVSVSLASEARDVYQALINVLAKSPAKMLTIQFDDLDEQKLPVNIPGTDQEYPNWRRQLNQTSAEIIASSRSLIRDAITSRKE, encoded by the coding sequence ATGGACAACATTGCTCAGCTTCTTTATCTCTATGGTATTGGTTATGAGTACCATAAATACACGGGTGATCATGTGGTATTTGATCACCAAACTCGTCTACAGGCATTGCAGGAGTGCGGTGTTGATGTCAGCAATCTAGATGAAATAAATACACTCAATTTTGAGCTGGATATTGCTAAGTGGTTAACGCCAGTTGAAGCCATTTCTTTGCTTTGCAAAGAGATGCCAACTATTACGATAAGAGTGGATGCCGGCCTGCAAATTAACGAATTAACTGTGTCGATCCCCGCATTGGGTTATTGCTGTGTTTGCGATCCAAACAAGCAAGTAGTGATTGGGGATTACCGCTATCAAGATACACGCTATGTTCAACTTGAAGTGCCAATAAACGCGATTGAAGTCGGTTATCATAGCGCTGAGGTAATGTTAAATGGTGCGCGGTTCGAGACAGAACTTTGGGTGACGCCTAGACAGTGTTATGACCCGATTGAACAACATAAGAAGCTCCTTGGATTGTCTATTCAGCTATATTCGTTAAAGCCTGCTGGCAGCAAGTTAAGTTCAGACTTTTATGAGCTAAAGCAATTAGTTAAAGCTAGCGCAGCTGAAGGGATTGACTACATTTTGCTAAACCCACTGCATTTATTGTTTGTTGATGAGCCAGAAAAAGCGAGCCCGTACAGCCCAAATGACCGCCGCTTATTGCACCCTTTTTACATTTCTATCGAGCTTTTGTGTGAACAATTTGGTTTAGATGTGAGTGTGTTTACCGACTATTTAGACAGCTCAAAGGCTAACTTGAACGCGACATATCTTGATATGACTCATTGTATGGAAATTAAGCTTAACGCGTTACGTTTTGCGTGGCAGTTATTGTGTGAACAAACTGGAGCGTGGCGTGCAGACTTTACTCGATTTTGCCAGGCTAAGCAGCAAGAGCTTAAGGCATTTGAGGACGATGACTTCGCTAAATTTTTACAATGGCTTGCGTTTGAACAATTAACGCAATGCCAGTCTTTGGCACTGAATGCCGGTATGGCTGTAGGTTTAATCAATGATTTAGCCGTTGGTTGTGCTGACGGTTCAAGTGAATACAACAGCAATAAAAATTTGTATGCCGAACGTGCTCGCGTGGGCGCGCCTCCAGACCCTTGGGCAGAGCTCGGTCAAAACTGGGGGTTACCAGCGTTAAACCCCGTTAAGTTAAAAGCGCAGCGCTTTGCATTTTTTAAACAGCTGATCCAAGCGAACATCACCGGTGTTGGGGCATTAAGAATTGATCATGTGATGGGCCTAAGAAGGTTGTGGTGGTGCTTTTATCAAGATCAGCAGCAAACAGGTTGCTATGTATATTATCCATTTGAGTACCTTTTAGCGATCCTCAAAATTGAGTCTGTCAAACATCAAGTAATGATCATTGGTGAAGACTTAGGGGTTGTTCCAATCGAAATCAAAGAAGCAATGTCTGAGTCTCATATATACAGCAATATTCTTTTTTACTTCGAGAAGGATTATCACGGTCAGTTTTTAGCACCTACGCACTATAAGCACAATGCATTACTTATGGTTGCAAACCATGACGTCCCGCCATTTTTTGGCTGGTGGAGCCATGATGACCTTAGGTTGAAACGTGAATATCAGTTATTGAGCGAACCCCAACTAACAAAAGCGGATGAAGAGCGAACATCCGAGCGAGAGAAGCTTTGTCATTGGCTTAGTCGCTATGGTGAAGTGAGTGTCAGCCTTGCGAGCGAAGCCCGCGATGTGTATCAGGCGCTTATCAATGTGCTCGCCAAGTCGCCTGCAAAAATGCTGACAATTCAGTTTGATGACCTCGACGAACAGAAGTTACCAGTGAATATTCCTGGTACTGATCAAGAGTATCCAAACTGGAGAAGGCAACTTAATCAGACATCAGCGGAAATTATTGCAAGTTCTCGGTCGCTTATCCGAGATGCAATAACTAGCAGGAAAGAATAG